ACCTAAATTAGTCAACCACCTATTATAATCAAATTGTCGAGGTGTAGTCTTATTGGCACATCATTTATATAGAAACAAAAATGATACCAAACGTGTAAAAGAGAAACGAGCCAGATCTTGAACAGATACTGTCAGGTGTAGAGTAATGCATGGTCGTTTCCCTGTTGTTGTTGGTCGTTTCCCtgttgtcgttgttgttgttgttgttgttcacaTTTTGCTTCATATCTGTAGTGTTTTGTAGAGGATCGCCTTGCTTCGCTTAATCCAATAAAACAGTTTGGCGAGTGGTTTGGCCAGGCCACAGCATGCCTGGAGATCGGGGAGCCCAATGCCATGTGCCTTGCTACGGCATCAAAGTGAGATTATTCTGCCTTGCGCTTCATCGTTGACACTGCTGTACAATGACAGCGCTAAACGCTAGGCTCTTGCCGATTCATACAGTGCTGCTAGTCAGTTACATGTTGACTGGGTTGCCATGTCATTGCTTTTCACATCCTGCGTTGTACAAAGGGACGGGAGACCGTCGGCTCGAGTGGTGCTTCTGAAGAGCTTCAGCGATGAAGGCTTCGTCTTCTTCACCAACTACGAAAGCCGCAAAGGTAACGAGCTGGTGAGTCTCTTTGATTGTTCCTGTTTGCATTTTGTCTTTTTAAAAAAAGACCTAGACTCAAAACTAAGACACACAATCGACCATTCCCATAGGAGAGCAACCCCCACGCCTGCCTCGTCTTCTACTGGGAGCCACTGCACAGGCAGGTGAGTGCCGATGAAGACCACGGCACTTGCCCTTCATCCTCAGACCCGCTCCCCTGTGCCGTGGGACGCTGGCACGATTACAAGGGGAATGTCGAATGTGTCCCCCGCAGATCCGCATTGAGGGCACTGTAGAGAAAACTCCACCTGAGACGTCCTGTGAGTACTTTCACTCCAGACCCAAGGGGAGTCAGATCGGAGCGGTGGTGAGTCAACAGAGCACCGTGATGCCTGACAGGGAGGTGAGCAGCTCCTCCAGGATGTGACCCGTTTACCACGATTCTTAATTCAGGCCCACGATTCATAGTTCCCATTTCAATGGCCCGCTCTTGTTTTCCATACGCAGTATATGAGGCAGCGGTATGCAGCTCTGGAGGAGAAATACAAGGACTCTGAAGTTCCCATGCCAGATTACTGGTACGTGTTGAAGAATATTTGTAGGTTTAGATTACTTTTGTAAACGGCTCTATACATTTATGGATGATTCACCTCAATTAGTGATTAGAGTGAAAATGCGTTTACCCCGGTGCTTGCTACAGGGAGTGTGCACTTCTCTTTGTAGGGGTGGCTACATTGTCAAGCCGTTCCAGATTGAGTTCTGGCAGGGTCAGACCAATCGGCTTCATGATCGCATCGTCTTCACGAAGCCCAAGGAGGGAGAGACTGAGCCCGGAGCCATGCAGCATCGGGCCGAGGGGGGCTGGCTGTACCACCGCTTAGCACCATGACCTGGACCGGTTTCATCAAACCATACCATTAATACCCTTGGTGGTCATCATTCTCCTATAAGTCATTTTGATGTGAAACAGATGATATAAGGTTGTTATTTTCTTAGTTAAGACCACTGACACGTCACTAATTGTTGACCTTTTTACCTAGTCTATTCTGTAATGTTTGAGTACAATGTCTAGTTTCCCTCTCATTGATAATGACAGCCATGCTGAACCATAGACATGACATATATAAAAACAGTATGGTCCATTACTGTCACTTAATAAGTTACCATTTAATGTCATTaaataagttttttttcttttaagacGTCTTCTTTTCATTCCTTATGCTCCCTTATTTTTGTATGTGTCTAACTGTCTTAACTGGGAGATCAAAATACCTCTAATACTGTGATATGAATTTCAATACAGTGTAGTGCCAAATGTATTAGTGAAATGTTTAATTAAACAGAATCATACAATTCGTTTCATGTTTATTTGATATTTTGCCATATCTTGCCAGCAGATGGCACTGTTATACAAATGACACTGCAGTTTTAGCGTTCAGCAACAGAAAAGATCTCGCGCTGTATCGTACTCATTATAGTACTCATAGTTAAATTTTCTTTCGTCAGgttaatcttttttttcattttttttaaattagtAACAAAGCAGGTGTACTGTAAGCAGCTATTCTTAAAGGCTCGGATATGCTTTTATACCGTATGGCCTACATTCTTTGTGCATTGTTCAGCCAAATCATTTTGCTGAGACTAAAGGTccttttgtttacattttttctaGTTTCATATCATCAGTGGTGACTCATATAACTGATTTTCAACATGAATACCAGTCAGCACCTAAAACAGCATTGTTCTAACTCCTAAGCAAATGTCTTAAGTGAATTGAGTACATTTAAGTTAATTTTGAATGTCAGATTGTCACGTCTTACAATGAATGAGCAACATATACTGAAATTGCCAGACATACATATAACAATTGAAAGCTTCCAAAGCCCTTCAAAACATTCAAACGTTGCTGGAAGTTCTAATCAATAGAGTAAAGACATAAAATGATCTGTGAAATGTTCTTCAGCAATATTCCAAATGTCATTCTGCCCCATGTACTGTATACCATGTTAATGCTAATTatcaaacaggtgtgtgtgtgtgtgtgtgtgtgtgtacataaagaCTCCTGGGAATGTCATTTGTCTACCACATGGTTCTCATCTGTCCTGTTGTGCTCTGAGAAGATACTGGGATTTTCAGTCAGGCTGGCACgaatcttcttcttctctttgaAGCGGCCGGAGTGCGAGACTTTGACATGACGGCCCTTGGTTGCCGATTTGTCCACTAGCTTTTCCAGTCTGGCGTCCAGGTGTCTGTCGGTGCTGTCCGTGTAGAGAGGAGGGCTGGAGAGGTCATTTTGGCCATTGCTGCTGTGTTCTCCTGGGATCTCGTACAGGACATTGGACTCGGCCGACTTCTTCCTCAAGAAGGTCAGTTTCCACCAGGCAGGTTGGGCCATGACGTGTAAATGTGCAACGCCGAAACAGTGGACCTACAATACACACGAGTGATTTATGGCCCAGATTAGATTGAGAATACGATGTACCATGGACCTTACTTGCTGTGTGCCCTCATCAGTAAATCTGAAAGACGCAAGCAGGTTGCAGATAGGTTAAGCTTTTAAAACTTTCGTTAAACTGCTGGTGCAATACACACACCAATGGGAAAAAAACAGTAACTGCTGTCATTGTGTTATTTCATTAAAGATTTTAGTTATTCATTACAGTAGCTAAGTTGAATTTGTACATGAGTTGGACATTTGATAAATTCTTCACAGGATGGATAGGCTAGAATAAAGATATTGTGGTCACCTTACACAGATGGAACACCCTTATGGGGTGAGCTGGCTGGCTCAGTCTCAGTGATTATATGAGAACAGAAGGACACCTGATTCTAGTGGTTAACTGTTGAATTAATTAACAGTACCACTGGATCCTGTATCTCTCTCTTGAGGGCTAAGATGTGCCAAACTCTACTGCTTTTTCTTTAGTCACTTCACAAATGTGAAGGAAGCAATATCTTAACAATGTCATAACAATGACATTAACACTAGCATTAACAATGCCATTACAATGGAATTAACAATGACATTAACACAGGCATTAACACTGGCATTAATAATGTAATCAATGATGTCTTAGTAATGGCATTAACACTGGCATTAACAATGTCATAATAATGGCATTAACAATGACATTAACACTGGCATTAATAATGTCATTAATGATGTCTAAATAATGGCATTAACAATGGAATTAATAACATTATAATTATGTCATAACAATGACAATAGCACTGGCATTAATAATGTCATTGATAATGTCTTAGTAATGACATTAACAATGGCATTAATAATATCATTATTTCTATACAGCTAGTGAATGTTCTCCAAAGTAACCATGGAGAATTCATAAACAGAACAGCTCAATGATAACAATAGCAGAGGTCTGATAAAGGGGAGGTTTCTCAATGATAACAATAGCAGAGGTCTGATAAAGGGAAGGTTTCTTGATCCTTCAGTGCCAGCAACCAGGGTGTGCCCCAGAGTTACAGTGTAACTTCCTCTCatataacattattattatattagacTAACAGATTCATGATCAGTCTGATACTATGGTGTTTAGCACTTTATTCTGTAAATGTGAGCTCATTTAATGGAAAAATGTACCAACCAAAATGTATCAACATGCCACAGCTCATGTCTCATATCAAAAACTTTCAAGACCATCCATGAAATTTTCCAGAATGTTTCATTGTTGTTCTGTGAACACTGGTGCCTCTTTGAATCATTATATCTGACATACATTTAAAACTTTAAAAGGCCCAGTCACTAGTAATGACATAATTGAATCTAGATACACTAAGCTGTGAATGATACTGATCTCTTACATTTGCATAATGGCTGGACTCATTCACCAAAAGGACATTTTTGTTAGAATCAACACCTTCTCACAATTGGCTGTCTTTCTTTGAATTTATATAAGCCACTAATCCTCAGATCTCTTAAAAGGTGTCTTATATCACTCAGTGAAGTCACTGGTTTTGTGTTCCTGAGAATGGCAGGAAGCCACTGTCTTTAGTTGTTGCATGATAAGCCAGCTAAAGCACAGAACCCTTTTCTGGTCAGTGATAGCTCCATGCATATTTGTAAACTTCTCTAGAACCTCAAGTGTCAATGTTGATAGCATATTCTGTCTAATTGGACTGTAATAGTCCTCGTGTACATCCCCATGGCAACACTAGACAGTCCCTTGCACTCAAGTCTTCTGTAGTTACTGGGGTTTGTTCTTTGAACGGTCTCAAAGATCACAGAGAACGTACATTGTACCCATTCTAAACCTTGACAATTAATAACCAAGTTCAAAGCCTTTCACTGAAACTATGCTGACAGAGGGAGGTTATCCTGAGGGCAGCCGGGGCCAGTGGTGTGTGGCACACTCATATGAATGGCATGCTGACTCACTGGACAGGACTTTTAGACCCTGGTTTCCTAGTGTAACGTCTCTTTCACCTGGGATTGGTGCAAGAGTTGTCATGGTAACTCTGTGGCTTCACATGGGTGGCCTGCCTGGTATTTATTCCTCTGACTAAGCTCCTGCAGTCCTTTAAGAGCGAAGCAGTTGTCCATAACCACAGGCCAGGATGGAATATGTCCATTGCCTGGTCTTTTTATGTTGTTTCAAATGATGGTCTTTCTACTCCATATAATGAACTGCACTGTATTGTAAAGTAAGGATTTTGTTCAAGTTGGATTCAGGATTGTTGGCTCTGTGAAATTGAGCATTTATGCCTTCCAAATAAACAAGTGCAGTcagtaaaataataaagaaccaccaggagaaaaaaaaatatgccTAATTAAACCCCTTGCACGTGATTGCCGAACATTTAAGGGGCCAGTGAAGGTACACATACAACAACGTATCTCATATTCCATTAATCCTAAAACATCTGGTACCCTGCAATTTACAATGTCAAGTGTCCTCATCACAGTGAGTTAAAAATGGATTTACCTGGTTCAATCGTCACCCTGTTTCAGATGAACAGATATGCGCTCAGAGTCAGCAGGTTGCTGCACTGATCATCCACCAGCTGTCTCTGGTCCTTTCCTTCATGTCCAGTGCAGGTCCCTCTGTCACTAGCGTTGTCTCAGCTTCCCTTCACCCTCCGTAAAACCTCTGTGACTGAAGGTTTTCATTTAgggttcctcacacacacacacacaaacacacagagacctGTGCAGCTTCCCACCGGTGTTACTAAGCCAAACTTCAGGACAACCCTttgctacttgagtaaatgttaCAGTAACGTGAGTGAGAGGGGAAGGGCTACATCTGTCAGACTGAACCAATCCCGTCGCAGTGTGATGTTGACTCACAATTTGCATGGTAAATGAAAATGGCACTCGGCTTTCTGAATGAAGCCAATACACATTGTAAATGGTATGCAGATGGCAAaactcattttctttctctgtgtgttACGCTGATTGTGTTGATAATCATGTTAAGGGTTTGCATTCATGAATGTGGTCTTCACAGTTCTGTTAGTCACACCCATCACCCTCATGGTCTGGCTCACAGAGTGTTTCTTTGAACTTTAGCCTGTTTCTGGTAGAAGTTAATTTGAAATCACAACAGGGCATATTTTAAAGGAACCTCAATGGAGTGTACATGCAGTCATATGTCTGGGTTTCTTTTTAACTTTCCTGAACAACAAAACTTTGAGTGGGAACATGCCAGGGAACAGTGCAAACACTATAGTGTTCAAATGAACAATGAACAAATGTCATTTGAGAACtgtcataaataataataatgttcttCTTAGTTTTGGGCTTAAACAAATCTCAATATTTTTCAAGGCCACAACAAAGGTGGAACTTTTTAAGTTTTCGTGGTTTGGAAGAAATCACAAATCTCTAGTTCTGATGAGAGCAAGTCTGACACCAACGCTAGTGTATTGGAATAGAGCACAGTTGGTCCTCCTAACTGTTAGAGTCACTGTGTAAGGCCCAGCAAGAGTTTCATTATTTTAGGATTAGAATTCTGATTTctgcacctaaccctaacccaagcaAATGCTAAAAAAAGTCCACAAACCCAATAAAACAACCTGGTTCAGAACAGCCAGGAATCGTACCTCTTCTGTGTGCACACGTTCCAGACGCAATATAATGCGTGTATTTAGTTTTGTACTTGTAAAGCAACTAAGACGTCAGCAGATGGTTTAGTGTCTCTTTGAGGATGGCataataaaaaggaaaatatgtACTTAAGATGTTGGCACTCTCCATTAAGCATCAGTGTGTCTGTTCAATACTATAAAAAGGAATTATGAGAGAAGTAATGGATATTCCTGTGCACAAACCTAAAGGGCTGGTTGAATTCTCAACCATGCTAAGCTCAATCGGCTTATGCAGAGTTGTAATTAAATACACACAATACTACGTTCAGGCACAGACACGTCCAAAACATCAagtgctgacacacaaatcTCCACAGTGTTTATAAATAACCATATTTCACCAAATACAGTACAAGTtttaaaaaaataacttgtttATTCAAAATTCTTGATTTATTGTCTGCTATAATGTTTATTGCTTTTACCATTGACTGATAATGCATATCTGTTGTTTCGaatcctaatcctaatcttGTTGTAGTTATGAATCATATGTTATCGAATCTAATTAACTGATCTGACATGTTTTGACTTTGGAGATTATCCTAAAAAGTCAATTTAAGCAAGCATATAAAAATCCACAATAGGCCTACTAACCCCCTAGTTCAAATACTGCCCAAGTGAGAGCAgtcatttaaatatatattttaatgtttAAAAAGACCATATGTGGAAGCCACCCTGAAAAGAAATTGAAGTTGTAATTTAAAAAAGTACTTAATGAACTAAAATGTACTGGGATACACATTGGAATCTACTCTACCTCTAATGAGCCCCTTCTGCCTAAGTGCTCAGATCACGCCACCTAGTGGACGGTTCGGCTTAATCTGAATGATGCCGTTGGAGCACAAATTTTACCGGCTTCAGTGTGCAGTAATCTAAAGTCTTGCTTTCAGATATCACCATTATATAAATCAGTACTGTATTTTAAGAACACTATGCAAAATGCGTTTCCAcgttttttcatttttgtcatGGGATAGACGAAAGACACAGAGGACCGTTTTTGCTGCAGATAGAAAACATTTTAATGATATTTTGTTTATGTACTGAAGAAACGTTGGTAGTTGCCATGTAACTTTCACCAAAATAATTCTGAAGAATATAATAGAATAAGTGTAGTCAGCTATAAAACatggcagaaaaaaaaacattttaacccGTTCTAAAATGGTATTTGACAGATCAtaattgtttaaaaaatattgaCTGAAAGATGAAAACTTTCATGGCAAAAGTGAGAGTACAACATTgaagatatatattttttgcaatTGTCATGTATCATCAGGATTTTTGGTTGCTGGTATAGTTTAGTTAGGATTTGGCAAGATCCCTACACCATATTTGCTTTCCTCTGTAACACATTTTCGTTCTGAAGAAGCCTGTATGACAAATGCATAAAAATCAATGTATTGTCTTTGCAATAAAGTTACGTTTACTGGGTCTTTTATTTTGGTGATTGAGAGCAAGAACTCACTCTTGGGACAAGTCCATCTCTGATTTGCTTACAACGGGAATCTCGTCACTGTAGCTGCTTCTCATTCTTTCTGTTCATTGGTCAGCTGTGTAATGACGTGTGCGTGTATAAACTATCTTTCTGTTGATTGGTCAGCTGTGTAAAGACGTATGCGGGTATGCGCAGTCTGAAGAGCGCAGCACGTCATATCGCGGATATGTGTCTTATTTTACAGTAATTATATAGTTTAATATCAAACGCCAGAACTACGATGGAGGTAAAGTGGGAGAAGAAGTAAACTTGAATTCGTCCTGGCGTTATTTTCTAGCATTGCTACTCTGCACAGTCTTTGCTAACTTTTACTATGTAACGCTAGAGCTGACCTAGTGAAGATAGCTAGTTGGTTTAGAGCTCAGCTCCCCTAACTGTAAacacactgtaaacacactgtaaacacactgtTGCGTTACTGCATATTGTCTGCAGGCTTCAACTGTGAATAACACCATTGCTTCTCATTTTCAGGATATCCAGAATCTCCCTATCGACATTCAAACCAGCAAACTCACCGGTAAAACGTTTAATCTTGTTTATACATGTATACTTACAACAGTCGTCACATTTAGTTATTCGGTATTAATTATACGTGCAAAACAACGTTTAATGACGGTTCCGTTGAACGTTTCTCACTGTTTCCTCTCTTCAGACTGGCTGGTTGACAGGAGACACTGTTCTCTGAAATGGCAGAGTGCAGTGGTGGCCATCAGGGAGAAGATGACCGCTGCTCTGCAGGACATGCCAGAGAACCAGGAGATCAGACAGCTGCTCTCTGGCTCACGTCAGCAACCTTTTCCAAATactgttttgtttctttgtgtgtttgtttgtctgatATTTTTAGATACCTTGTCTGTAGGCTGTTACTGTCTGACTCAGTGCATCTCTGGTTTAGTGTTGCTGTGAGATTCTGCAGCAAACAACTTCTGTCCAATTTTTTAATTAATGAGGAGTATATCTTTGGTGTACATTCAGTTGGTTTTGTTTGTCATTGCAGACATCCACTACTTTCACTGTCTACGGATAGTTGAAATACTGAAAGGAACTGAAGCCTCTTCCAAAAATATATTTGGCAGATATTCATCACAGAGGATGAAGGTGATGAAATGTTGGTAAaaagtgtgcttgtgtgtgcaaaTCTATATGTGAACTATAATTATTTTCTCTTTATCTTACTGTGGATAGGACTGGCAAGAAATAGTGTCCTTATATGAAAAAGACAATGCTTACCTAGGTAGGTGATGCCCAGAGCAAACAATATGTGACTTTCTGCCAGCATGCTTTTTGTTTGAACTGCAGTTGGTCATCCACGTGTGGTGCGTGGTGTcatgtggtgtgttgtggtgtcatgcggtgtgttgtggtgtgttgtggtgtcatgcggtgtgttgtggtgtcatgcggtgtgttgtggtgtcatgcggtgtgttgtggtgtcatgcggtgtgttgtggtgtgttgtggtgtcatgcggtgtgttgtggtgtgttgtggtgtcatgcggtgtgttgtggtgtcaTGCGGTGCGTGTCTAGGGGAGCTGGCCGGTCTGTTGAGTCGCATCGTGAGTTATGAAGGTCCTGCCCTGAGGAAGCAGATTGCTAAAGCCCAGCAGTTGCAGCAGGATCTGAGCAGGCGAGAGCTGGAGTGTCAGAGCGCAGGAGCAGACATGAAGGAGCGCTACTACGCAGCGTGCAAGCAGTACGGCATCACGGTGAGCGTGCACGGCCCAGTGGGGGGGGGTGCTGATGACCAAAGCAAATCAAAGTAActgcaaacaacaaaaatggaAGCAGATTATGATGACGAGATAATAATGATGAGAATCTTGAAGCAAACGGCTGCATCATCGCTCACTATTTTGTGTAGGTTGGTGAGCTGATTAAG
The genomic region above belongs to Brachyhypopomus gauderio isolate BG-103 chromosome 3, BGAUD_0.2, whole genome shotgun sequence and contains:
- the prr15lb gene encoding proline-rich protein 15-like protein B, with the protein product MAQPAWWKLTFLRKKSAESNVLYEIPGEHSSNGQNDLSSPPLYTDSTDRHLDARLEKLVDKSATKGRHVKVSHSGRFKEKKKIRASLTENPSIFSEHNRTDENHVVDK
- the pnpo gene encoding pyridoxine-5'-phosphate oxidase, with amino-acid sequence MQTAQKCRFFLMSPNLRCFYAVSTKARYGAATRAEKARKSAHVVESVSWRITPHLPPYLPPAPRTRFLSSSSSKATPVNTTMDLSSMRKQYKGEDECFVEDRLASLNPIKQFGEWFGQATACLEIGEPNAMCLATASKDGRPSARVVLLKSFSDEGFVFFTNYESRKGNELESNPHACLVFYWEPLHRQIRIEGTVEKTPPETSCEYFHSRPKGSQIGAVVSQQSTVMPDREYMRQRYAALEEKYKDSEVPMPDYWGGYIVKPFQIEFWQGQTNRLHDRIVFTKPKEGETEPGAMQHRAEGGWLYHRLAP